GCCCGGGGAGCCGTGCCCGGACGCCTGGGGAGTGGCGTGTGGGTCCTCGAGCCGGGAGCCACCAGGCGGGCGCAGCGCCTCCACCGCGTGCGTGGCTCCGGTGCGCGGAAGCTACAGCCGTGCGTGGAGGAGGTCCGCGACGCGCAGGGCGTTGGCGGCGATGGTGAGCGAGGGGTTGATGCCGCCGCTGGACGGGAAGAACGACGCGTCCACCACGTAGAGGTTGTCCACGTCGTGGGCCCGGTTGCTCGGGTCCAGCACGCTCGTCTCGGGTGAGGTGCCGAAGCGGCACGTCCCACAGACGTGGCCGAGGTTGAGCGCGACGTCACGCGGATTGGAGATGAGCTTGACCTTGAACTTCGGCTTCAGGGTGCGGAGGAACAGCCGTCGGGACAGGTCCACCCGGCGTCGCAGCTCGTCGTGGACGCGGTACTGGTAGTGCACGCCCCCATCTTCGGACGTGCCGACGACGCGGTTCTCCGCATAGGGCAGGTCCTCCAGCACCGAGGCGAAGACGGCTCGCGCGCGGTAGATGCGAGCGCCGAGGTTGGCCACCAAGGGGAACAGCGGGCTCAGCACGCGCAGCCACGCCGGCAGCGAGTGCCCGCCCTGGAGCCAGCTCAGCACCTTCTTCTCGTCGATGGTGAAGGGGTGGGCGTGGAAGTTGCCCAGCTTCCCCTCCGCGTGCCGGTAGAAATCGTTGAGCGACACGCCGTGCGCCATGTCGAAGGACTTCAGGGAGCGGCGGGCCGTCACGAGGTAGTGGTCCGAGCAGTGGAGCATCAGGTTGCGCCCCACGAGGTCCCGGTTGTTGGCCAGCCCATTCGGATGCCGCGCGGAGACGGAGCGCCGCAGCAGCACCGGCGTGTTGAACGCGCCTGCCGCCAGGACGAAGACACGGCCCCGGACCTTGAACGTCTGCCCATCCCCTTCCCTGCGGCACACCGCGGCCTTGACGGCGCCGCCCTCCTCCTCCAGCGAGAGCACCTCGCACCAGTCGAGTATCCCGGCGTTGTGCGAGCGCAGCGCGGGACGCAGGCACACGCGCCCCGCGTCGTTGCGGCACTCCCGGGGGCACAGCGCGCCCACGCAGGTGTCGCAACCCGGCAACTGCTCGCAGGCATAGTGGATGCGGTAGGGATTCAGTCCCAGTTCCTGGAAGCCCTCGAGCAGCGCCTGCTCCTTGCCTACCGGCGCGGGCGGCTGCATGAGCTGGAATGACACTCCGGGACGCACCGGGTCCCCCGAGCCGCGCACGCGGAACAGCTCCTCCGCCTTCGTGTACCAGGGCGCCAGCTCATCATAGGAGACGGGCCAGGACTCGGGCAGGGTGGACGCCTCGCAGTCCGTCCTCCCACTGCGAGGCGTGAAGTCCTCCGGGAAGAAGCGGTCCATCACCATCCCGAACCGCGAGGACGAGCCTCCACCGCCCACCCCCAGCGGGTGCGGGAACGAGCGCGGCTCACGCGCGTGCAGCTCCTGCCGCAGCGGCTCCGGCCACTGCCCGGCGCGCATGAGCCGCTCCTTCCGCGACGGGGCCACCAGCGCAGTCCCCTGGGTGGCTTCCATGGGCTCGGCTGGTGCCTCGGTGGACTGCCGTGCCGGGCCTCGCTCCAGGAAGAGTACGGACCGGCCCTGGCGGGCGAGCGCATGGCCCAGCGTCGCGCCGCCCATGCCCGTGCCGACGACCACGACGTCCCAACCGTCCAGCTCCGTGTCACCGACACGTCGGGTCCGCACCGCTTCGGGTTGCATCATCTCGAAATTTCTCCGGGCCCCTTACTGTCACAGGGTGGCGGGAGCTGAGAAGCACATCCTGGTCAATCCAACACATCTGGACTTCTACACTCGCAATGGCGTGTCACGGCCGCGCGACGAAAGTGCCGTCAATTTCGCTTGGCGATTGCGAGGGGCCGGCTCTATACGTTCGCTCGCTATGGCGCTTTCCCATGGATACCAGCTTTTTCCGAGTGGGATTTGTCATTGCGCCCTCGACGGGCATTGAGCTGGCGGCCTTCGAGTTTCCACCCTGCTCCGCCTGGTGTCTGACGGCCCACCCGGGTCGTGACGAGATCGCTCCCATTCCCGCGGAGGGGTGTGCGCACCGGGTTCTTGGGAGAGTCGATGCACGCGGTACTGACGAACTTCGGGAGCACGGGAGACATCCTGCCGTTCGTGGCGCTGGAGCTGCGCCGCTACGGGCACAGGGCGGTGCTCGCGCTGCCGCCCTCCTTCGAGTCGCTGGCGCGCGGCCACGGCGTGGAGTTCGTCCCCGTGGGGGCGGACCTGCGAGGGGCCCAGGACGACATCACCCAGGCGCTGCTGGTGAGTCCGGAGCGCATTGGCGCTGCGGACCAACTCCAGACGATGTTCGGCCCCCTGGCTCAGGGCCTGCCTCGCATGCTGACGGACCTCCGTGCCGCCTGCGTGGGGGCGGATGTGCTCATCAGTGGGCGTGTGCAGCCCGCCGCGCGAATGGTGTACGACCTCACCGGCATCCCCTTCGTGTCCGTCTACGTGGAGCACTCGGGCAGCGGAGGTGGGCACCCGGCGTTCCAGGAGGCGGTGCGCGGCATCATCAACCCCGTGCGGGTGGGCGCGGGGCTTCCCCCGTTCCACAACCCGCTGGTGGACCAGGAGTCGCCGCAGCTCGTCCTCTACGCCATGAGCCAACACGTGCGCCCGCCGCCGCGCGACTGGCCCGGCCACCACCACATGGTGGGCTACTTCTTCCTGGACGGTGACGTGCTGGGTTGGGAGCCGCCCGCCGAGCTGCGCGACTTCCTGGCCGGCGGCGAGCTTCCGCTGTTCTTCACCTTCGGCAGCCTCAAGCACGAGGACCCGGACGCGTTCACCGACCTGCTGGTGGAGGCGGCACAGCGGGCCGGGCGCAGGGCCATCATCCAGCGGGGCTGGAGCGGGCTGGCGCGCAAGCCGCTGCCCCCCGGCTTCCTCGCGGTGGATGGGATGTTGCCCTACGCGTGGCTCTTCTCGCGCGTGTCGTGCGTCGTCCATCACAGCGGCGCGGGCACGTGCTCGCTGGCGTTTCGCGCGGGGGTCCCCCAGGTGCTGGTGCCGCACGCCTATGACCAGTTCCTCTGGGCGGACCTGGGACATGCCCGGGGCTGCGCTCCCGCGCCCCTGCCCGCCGCACGGCTGACCGCCGAGCACCTGGCCGCGGCCATCCAGGAGGCCCTGGTGTCCCCGCTCATCCGAGAGGCCTCCGCCGCCGTGGGCGAGCGTGTCCGGACCGAGCAGGGCCTGCTCGTGGCGCGGCAGCACATCGAGGCGCTGCTGGCGCGGCTGGGACGCGCGGGAAGCGCCAAGGACGACTGGGGCGATGACGAGGCGCCCGGGGCGCGCCGCAACTCCGCCCTGGAGCGCCAGCGCGCGCGCAGGCGGGACTTCTGACTTCCGACATCGACATGGGGACTCACACCATCATGGCTACAGACAACAACTGGAACGGGCTGGAGCTTGCGATCATCGGAATGGCGTGCCGCTTCCCCGGTGCCCGTGATGTCGAGGCGTACTGGAAGAACCTGAGGGAGGGCGTGGAGTCCATCAGCTTCCTCCAGGAGTCGGAGCTGGAGCCCTCCATCCTGGAGGACCCGGCGGCACGCAAGGACCCGGGCTATGTGCGCGCCGCGGCCGTCGTCGATGGCGCGGAGGACTTCGACGCGTCCTTCTTCGGCCTGCCGCCCCGGGAAGCCGAGATGATGGACCCGCAGCACCGCGTGTTCCTGGAGTGCGCGTGGTCGGCGCTGGAGGACGCGGGATATGACCCGGAGCGCTACCGCGAGCGCATCGGCGTCTATGCGGGCGCGCGCACCAACACGTACGTCTTCAACCTGTTCTCCAACCCCTCCACGCTGGGCAGCAGCGCGTTCGAGGTGGGGCTCGGCAACGACCTCGCCTTCCTCAGCACGCGGGTGTCGCACCTGATGAACCTGCGTGGGCCGGCGTACTCGCTGCACACCGCCTGCTCCACGGCGCTGGTGGCCGTCCACCTGGCCGGGCAGGCGTTGCTGGCGGGCGAGTGCCGAATCGCCCTGGCGGGAGGCGTGGCCATCCAGACGCCCCAGCGCACCGGCTACCTGCACCAGTACGGCGGCATCACCTCGCCGGATGGGCACTGCCGGGCCTTCGACGCGAAGGCGCAGGGCACCCTGTTCGGCAATGGCGCCGGCGTGGTGGTGCTCAAGCGGCTGGAGGACGCGCTGGCGGACGGCGACACCGTCCACGCCATCATCCGCGGCTCCGCCATCAACAACGACGGCTCGCAGAAGGCCAGCTTCGGCGCCCCCAGTCCCCAGGGGCAGGCGCGCGTCATCCGCGACGCGCTCTCCGCGGCGGACGTGGACGCGCGCAGCGTCACCTACGTGGAGGCCCACGGCACCGGCACGCAATTGGGTGACCCCATCGAGGTGCGGGCCCTCACCCGCGCGTTCCGCGCCAGCACCGACGAGGTGGGCTTCTGCGCACTCGGCTCGGTGAAGACGAACATCGGCCACCTCGACGCGGCCGCCGGCATCGCCAGCCTCATCAAGGCGGTGCTGTGCCTGAAGCACCGGGAGCTGCCGCCCACGCTGCACTTCGAGCAGCCCAACCCCCAGCTCGAGCTGCCCACCAGCCCCTTCTTCGTCAACACCACCCTGCGCCAGTGGGAGCCCGGGGCCTTCCCGCGCCGCGCGGGGGTGAGCGCGTTCGGCATCGGCGGCACCAACGCGCACATCATCCTGGAAGAAGCGCCCGCGCGGGGGCCCGGGGCCGAGGCCCGCCCGTGGCACCTGCTGCCGCTGTCCGCCAGGACGGACACCGCGCTGGACACGGCGGCGTC
The Pyxidicoccus trucidator DNA segment above includes these coding regions:
- a CDS encoding FAD-dependent oxidoreductase yields the protein MMQPEAVRTRRVGDTELDGWDVVVVGTGMGGATLGHALARQGRSVLFLERGPARQSTEAPAEPMEATQGTALVAPSRKERLMRAGQWPEPLRQELHAREPRSFPHPLGVGGGGSSSRFGMVMDRFFPEDFTPRSGRTDCEASTLPESWPVSYDELAPWYTKAEELFRVRGSGDPVRPGVSFQLMQPPAPVGKEQALLEGFQELGLNPYRIHYACEQLPGCDTCVGALCPRECRNDAGRVCLRPALRSHNAGILDWCEVLSLEEEGGAVKAAVCRREGDGQTFKVRGRVFVLAAGAFNTPVLLRRSVSARHPNGLANNRDLVGRNLMLHCSDHYLVTARRSLKSFDMAHGVSLNDFYRHAEGKLGNFHAHPFTIDEKKVLSWLQGGHSLPAWLRVLSPLFPLVANLGARIYRARAVFASVLEDLPYAENRVVGTSEDGGVHYQYRVHDELRRRVDLSRRLFLRTLKPKFKVKLISNPRDVALNLGHVCGTCRFGTSPETSVLDPSNRAHDVDNLYVVDASFFPSSGGINPSLTIAANALRVADLLHARL
- a CDS encoding glycosyltransferase codes for the protein MHAVLTNFGSTGDILPFVALELRRYGHRAVLALPPSFESLARGHGVEFVPVGADLRGAQDDITQALLVSPERIGAADQLQTMFGPLAQGLPRMLTDLRAACVGADVLISGRVQPAARMVYDLTGIPFVSVYVEHSGSGGGHPAFQEAVRGIINPVRVGAGLPPFHNPLVDQESPQLVLYAMSQHVRPPPRDWPGHHHMVGYFFLDGDVLGWEPPAELRDFLAGGELPLFFTFGSLKHEDPDAFTDLLVEAAQRAGRRAIIQRGWSGLARKPLPPGFLAVDGMLPYAWLFSRVSCVVHHSGAGTCSLAFRAGVPQVLVPHAYDQFLWADLGHARGCAPAPLPAARLTAEHLAAAIQEALVSPLIREASAAVGERVRTEQGLLVARQHIEALLARLGRAGSAKDDWGDDEAPGARRNSALERQRARRRDF